The Cucurbita pepo subsp. pepo cultivar mu-cu-16 chromosome LG08, ASM280686v2, whole genome shotgun sequence genome contains a region encoding:
- the LOC111800236 gene encoding dual specificity protein phosphatase 12-like, producing MPHLVRENLFIGNIGDAVEVLRHGSSEITHILSVLSSASASFFSEWRSGLSIPSKEIKKVYVGGGGCESASENDYVDGSKSSLSPEKLLYSLEHAGKDLKVVRMAVPLRDMENEDLLDYLNVCYDFIEQGRKEGSVLVHCFAGVSRSAAVITSYLMRKERLSLEDALDSLRQSNEFVSPNDGFMEQLKLFEDMGFKVDYASPIYKRFRLKILGESYNRGEKINISKLGADPGLTCEVASAVQSSQQVDNSLARAYRCKKCRRLVALQENVVDHIPGEGESSFDWRKRKSGNTFNKSEEPECSSIFIEPLRWMTGVEEGALEGKLSCAHCEGRLGYFNWSGIQCSCGSWITPAFQLHKSRVDISTV from the exons ATGCCTCACCTTGTGCGTGAGAATCTCTTCATTGGAAATATTGGCGATGCCGTGGAAGTTCTGCGACATGGTAGCTCAGAAATCACGCATATATTATCAGTTCTTAGTTCTGCGTCAGCATCGTTTTTTTCTGAATGGCGCAGTGGATTGTCAATTCCCAgcaaagaaattaagaagGTATATGTAGGTGGGGGTGGCTGTGAATCAGCTTCTGAGAATGACTATGTTGATGGGTCGAAGAGTTCCTTATCACCTGAGAAGCTCTTGTACTCATTGGAACATGCTGGAAAGGATTTGAAGGTTGTGAGGATGGCAGTGCCGCTGAGAGATATGGAAAATGAAGATCTGTTGGATTATTTGAATGTGTGCTATGATTTCATTGAGCAGGGTAGAAAAGAGGGATCTGTTCTGGTGCATTGCTTTGCTGGAGTATCAAGAAG TGCTGCTGTCATCACATCATACCTTATGAGAAAGGAACGGCTATCTCTAGAAG ATGCACTTGATTCCTTGCGACAAAGCAATGAGTTTGTCAGCCCCAATGATGGATTTATGGAGCAG TTAAAACTGTTCGAGGACATGGGTTTCAAGGTTGATTATGCCAGTCCCATATACAAGCGTTTTCGCCTGAAAATATTGG GCGAGTCCTATAACCGCGGGGAGAAAATCAACATTTCTAAACTTGGAGCAGATCCAGGCTTGACCTGTGAAGTTGCTTCAGCCGTACAGTCATCCCAACAAGTAGATAATTCCCTTGCACGTGCATACCGCTGCAAGAAATGTCGAAGGCTGGTTGCCTTGCAGGAAAATGTGGTGGATCACATTCCTGGCGAAGGTGAGTCGTCGTTTGACTGGCGTAAGAGAAAAAGTGGAAACACTTTTAATAAGTCAGAGGAACCTGAGTGCTCATCTATTTTTATTGAGCCCCTCCGGTGGATGACAGGAG TTGAAGAAGGTGCATTGGAAGGCAAGTTATCGTGTGCTCATTGTGAAGGTCGCCTTGGATACTTTAATTGGTCGGGCATCCAATGCAGTTGCGGAAGCTGGATCACCCCAGCATTTCAGCTTCACAAAAGCCGAGTGGACATCTCAACTGTCTGA
- the LOC111800240 gene encoding rhomboid-like protein 20 → MNGGPSGFNNAPVTRTFIIASALFTVFFGIQARSIKLGLSYQDVIVKLRFWKLVMSVFAFSSTPELLFGLFLLYYFRVFERQIGSNKYSVFTLFSIIISLLFEVLAITLLKDPAATAANLVTSGPYGLLFASFVPFFFDIPVSTRFRVFGVRFSDKSFIYLAGLQLLLSSWRRSILPGICGILAGSLYRLNVFGIRKAKFPEFISSFFSRFCLPSVGNPPGAPNRDVRGNMPSFMSRQVERNFTPVPTASEPPEDSIATLVSMGFDRNSARQALMRARNDVNMATNILLESQSH, encoded by the exons ATGAACGGCGGCCCCTCTGGTTTCA ACAATGCCCCTGTCACCCGGACCTTCATCATTGCCTCCGCCCTTTTCACCGTTTTCTTCGGGATCCAAGCCCGCTCTATTAAGCTTGGCTTGTCCTATCAG GATGTGATTGTGAAGCTTCGCTTTTGGAAGTTAGTGATGTCAGTCTTTGCCTTTTCATCTACTCCTGAATTGTTGTTCGGACTGTTTTTGCTTTATTACTTCAGAGTATTTGAGAGACAGATAGGCTCCAACAAATATTCG GTCTTTACCTTGTTCTCTATAATAATCTCCCTACTTTTTGAGGTCCTTGCAATAACATTACTTAAAG ATCCTGCAGCCACTGCTGCCAATCTAGTTACTTCTGGACCTTATGGTCTTTTATTTGCTTCCTTTGTACCCTTCTTCTTTGATATTCCTGTTTCAACTCGGTTTCGTGTATTTGGAGTTCGTTTCTCTGACAAGTCTTTCATATATCTTGCTGGTCTTCAG CTCCTTCTGTCCTCGTGGAGAAGATCCATCTTACCAGGGATATGCGGCATTCTTGCTGGTTCCTTATATCGTTTGAATGTATTTGGCATCCGCAAAGCCAAg TTTCCGGAGTTCATCAGTTCATTTTTTTCGCGATTTTGTTTGCCATCTGTGGGGAATCCTCCAGGAGCCCCAAACAGAGATGTTAGAGGAAATATGCCATCATTCATGAGCCGCCAGGTTGAG AGGAACTTCACTCCTGTGCCAACTGCCTCAGAACCACCGGAGGACTCCATTGCTACCCTTGTTTCGATGGGCTTTGACAGAAATTCAGCCAGGCAGGCACTTATGCGGGCCAGAAATGATGTTAACATGGCAACCAACATCCTTCTTGAATCACAATCGCActaa